A window of the Roseburia sp. 831b genome harbors these coding sequences:
- a CDS encoding helix-turn-helix domain-containing protein codes for MYEKYAKRRDELGLTDYKVAQMSGVLTATLSEWKKHHETGGAAGYQPKLEKLSAIALALNMKVSDLID; via the coding sequence ATGTACGAAAAGTACGCGAAACGCAGGGATGAACTTGGACTCACTGATTATAAGGTGGCTCAAATGAGTGGGGTACTTACCGCAACGCTAAGCGAATGGAAAAAGCATCATGAAACAGGCGGTGCAGCGGGATATCAGCCAAAACTTGAAAAACTTTCTGCTATCGCACTTGCGTTAAATATGAAAGTATCAGATTTAATTGATTAG